A single genomic interval of Nonomuraea rubra harbors:
- a CDS encoding ABC transporter ATP-binding protein codes for MSITSGSEFSVAGPRYNRRGPVRWLWSHLRRHPLHLFGFLGGSLVMVVLNALVPLLTGDAFDAVLGVRGEPMDALGLIAWALLAIVVARGLFDLWARLSSEVLAKRLERDARDELYVSLLGKSQTFHNRQRVGDLMARAANDIRQLSIMITPGVDLIVDSGLTGLVPLFFIAAIDPRLLLVPGAFAVVFVVALWHYMRQLNPVATRMREEFGELNAGLNQAVRGIEVIKVTAQEAQERLRFRANARRYRDSFVRNGLVQARYLPTLLFAFAMAAGLGHALYLQGLGAITVGELVAFMGLMGMLGFPTQMSIFTFSLIQIGIVSSRRILGIITSDSEIEQRPDGHAAPIRGEILFEDVTFGYEADGEPALRGVTFTVKPGETVAIVGETGSGKSTLTKLVPRIYDVTSGRILVDGVDVREWDLDSLRSQISTIEQDIVLFSRSVAENIAFSKGQQAGREAVVEAARDAQAAEFIDELDDGYDTVIGERGVTLSGGQRQRLAIARALITDPAILVLDDSTSAIDSATEDKIQQAIGRILEGRTTLLITHRLSQIRWADKVLLLRRGQVADFGTHDELIGRSRLYRRVFAHYDEADLRDEGPVLAGEQGGVR; via the coding sequence ATGTCGATCACCAGTGGCTCGGAGTTCTCCGTCGCTGGGCCGCGCTACAACCGCCGCGGCCCGGTGCGCTGGCTCTGGTCGCACCTGCGCCGCCACCCGCTGCACCTGTTCGGCTTCCTCGGCGGGTCGCTGGTCATGGTGGTGCTCAACGCCCTGGTGCCGCTGCTCACCGGCGACGCGTTCGACGCGGTGCTGGGGGTGCGGGGCGAGCCGATGGACGCGCTCGGGCTGATCGCGTGGGCGCTGCTGGCGATCGTGGTGGCGCGCGGGCTGTTCGACCTGTGGGCGCGCCTGTCGAGCGAGGTGCTGGCCAAGCGGCTGGAGCGCGACGCCCGCGACGAGCTGTACGTGAGCCTGCTCGGCAAGAGCCAGACCTTCCACAACCGGCAGCGGGTCGGCGACCTGATGGCCCGGGCGGCCAACGACATCCGGCAGCTCTCGATCATGATCACGCCGGGGGTCGACCTCATCGTGGACTCGGGGCTGACCGGGCTGGTGCCGCTGTTCTTCATCGCCGCCATCGATCCGCGGCTGCTGCTGGTGCCGGGCGCGTTCGCGGTGGTGTTCGTGGTGGCGCTCTGGCACTACATGCGGCAGCTCAACCCGGTCGCGACCCGCATGCGGGAGGAGTTCGGCGAGCTCAACGCGGGGCTCAACCAGGCCGTGCGGGGCATCGAGGTGATCAAGGTGACCGCGCAGGAGGCGCAGGAACGGCTGCGCTTCCGGGCCAACGCGCGGCGGTATCGCGACTCGTTCGTACGCAACGGGCTGGTGCAGGCGCGCTACCTGCCGACGCTGCTGTTCGCGTTCGCCATGGCGGCGGGGCTGGGGCACGCCCTCTACCTGCAGGGCCTCGGGGCGATCACGGTCGGCGAGCTGGTCGCGTTCATGGGGCTCATGGGCATGCTCGGGTTCCCGACCCAGATGTCGATCTTCACGTTCTCGCTGATCCAGATCGGCATCGTCTCCTCGCGCCGGATCCTCGGCATCATCACCTCCGACAGCGAGATCGAGCAGCGGCCCGACGGGCACGCCGCGCCGATCAGGGGGGAGATCCTCTTCGAGGACGTCACGTTCGGCTACGAGGCCGACGGCGAGCCGGCGCTGCGCGGGGTGACGTTCACCGTGAAACCGGGCGAGACCGTGGCCATCGTCGGCGAGACGGGGTCGGGCAAGAGCACGCTGACCAAGCTGGTGCCGCGCATCTACGACGTCACCTCGGGGCGGATCCTCGTGGACGGCGTGGACGTACGCGAGTGGGACCTAGACTCGCTGCGCTCGCAGATCTCCACGATCGAGCAGGACATCGTGCTCTTCTCCCGCTCCGTGGCCGAGAACATCGCCTTCAGCAAGGGCCAGCAGGCCGGCCGCGAGGCGGTGGTGGAGGCGGCGCGCGACGCGCAGGCCGCGGAGTTCATCGACGAGCTGGACGACGGCTACGACACGGTGATCGGCGAGCGGGGCGTCACGCTGTCCGGCGGCCAGCGGCAGCGGCTGGCCATCGCGCGGGCGCTGATCACCGACCCGGCGATCCTCGTGCTGGACGACTCCACCAGCGCCATCGACTCCGCGACCGAGGACAAGATCCAGCAGGCCATCGGGCGCATCCTCGAAGGGCGCACCACGCTGCTGATCACCCACCGGCTCTCGCAGATCCGCTGGGCCGACAAGGTGCTGCTGCTGCGGCGCGGCCAGGTGGCCGACTTCGGCACCCACGACGAGCTGATCGGGCGCAGCCGCCTCTACCGGCGGGTCTTCGCCCACTACGACGAGGCCGACCTCCGTGACGAGGGGCCGGTGCTGGCCGGCGAGCAGGGAGGGGTCCGCTGA
- a CDS encoding AAA family ATPase, whose amino-acid sequence MEDSRTVLEALAIAVSAGVPTLLWGSPGTGKTSAVVALAESLNWPIEVVIGSIREPSDFAGLPVVSDGMVRLTPPAWAHRLATAGHGLLFLDELTTAPPAVQAAMLRVVLERVVGDVRLPDKVQVVAAANPPEEAADGWDLAPPLANRLVHLNWPVDGRQIARGLAVGFPTPSLTGFAQPPPPEQVLEARATVAAFLEVRPALALQVPSGGNLTGNGTAALPGDGASRAGGGQGWPSPRSWEAAAKLMAACKAAGAPPEVLDVLVAGAVGEGAALEFLSWLEHLDLPDPVAVLADPDAFELPRRGDRAFAVLTSVVAVAVAAGDVERWDAAWKVIAKAARTAPDVATLAARTLAGRRPPGARIPAALLELTPILRSAGLLGD is encoded by the coding sequence GTGGAGGACAGCCGTACCGTGCTGGAGGCTCTGGCGATCGCGGTATCGGCGGGCGTGCCGACGCTGTTGTGGGGCAGCCCTGGCACCGGCAAGACCTCGGCCGTCGTGGCCCTCGCCGAGTCCCTGAACTGGCCCATCGAGGTGGTCATCGGCTCGATCAGGGAGCCGAGCGACTTCGCGGGCCTGCCGGTGGTCTCCGACGGCATGGTGCGGCTGACCCCTCCGGCCTGGGCCCACCGGCTCGCCACGGCCGGTCACGGGCTGCTCTTCCTCGACGAGCTGACCACCGCTCCCCCGGCGGTGCAGGCCGCGATGTTGCGGGTGGTGCTGGAGCGGGTGGTCGGCGACGTACGGCTGCCGGACAAGGTGCAGGTGGTCGCCGCCGCCAACCCGCCCGAGGAGGCCGCCGACGGCTGGGACCTGGCGCCGCCGCTCGCCAACCGGCTCGTGCACCTCAACTGGCCGGTCGACGGCAGGCAGATCGCACGGGGCCTGGCCGTGGGCTTTCCCACGCCATCGCTGACCGGGTTCGCGCAGCCGCCGCCACCCGAGCAGGTGCTGGAGGCCCGCGCGACCGTGGCGGCGTTCCTGGAGGTCAGGCCCGCACTGGCACTACAGGTCCCGTCGGGCGGCAACCTGACAGGCAACGGGACGGCCGCTCTACCGGGCGACGGTGCGTCCAGGGCGGGTGGTGGTCAGGGGTGGCCCAGCCCTCGGTCGTGGGAGGCGGCGGCCAAGCTTATGGCGGCGTGCAAGGCCGCCGGAGCACCGCCCGAGGTGCTGGACGTGCTGGTGGCGGGGGCCGTCGGGGAGGGGGCGGCCCTGGAGTTCCTGTCCTGGCTGGAGCACCTGGACCTGCCGGACCCGGTGGCGGTGCTGGCGGACCCGGACGCGTTCGAGCTGCCCCGGCGCGGCGACCGGGCCTTCGCCGTGCTCACCTCGGTGGTGGCGGTCGCGGTGGCCGCCGGCGACGTGGAGCGCTGGGACGCCGCCTGGAAAGTGATCGCCAAGGCCGCCCGTACCGCGCCGGACGTGGCCACCCTCGCGGCCCGCACCCTGGCCGGCCGGCGCCCGCCTGGCGCCAGGATCCCGGCCGCGCTGCTGGAGCTGACCCCGATCCTGCGCTCGGCGGGACTGCTCGGTGACTAG
- a CDS encoding ABC transporter ATP-binding protein produces MGFIMDGLDAEDYDRTYNDRDLLRRIVSYFRPKLGAMVLVGSMIVLGSASQAAIPALGSVAVNAVAGGTIGDVGWMLIAGVLAMGVLSWGFNFVRQKFSAQVTGDVVLRLREDAFDAVLKRDLSFYDETPSGKIVSRVTSDTDDFATVSTLTMDLISQVLMVGFVTGLLFWRSVELALLTLLVVPVVVGLALLFRRLARVSTRRAQRSLSRVNANLQETMGGIAVAKNFRQEQQVYDEFRPINRQSYQVTLRQGFVFSAIFPVLFLVAGLATVALVQLGGASVVSDRLDAGDWYLFLQGVSLFWFPLTSIAAFWSQFQQGLSASERVFALIDAPPRVVQTDEQPAGRLAGRIEFEGVTFGYDPAHPVLRDFDLTIEAGETVALVGHTGAGKSTLSKLITRFYEFQDGRLLIDGRDIRSLELGSYRRQIGAVPQAPFLFSGTVADNIRYPRPEATDEEVLAAASAVGGGDWIEALPNGLETDVGEHGRALSMGQRQLVALARLLVQDPAIVVLDEATASVDPLTEAQIQEGLDVVLAGRTSIVIAHRLSTIEHVDRIIVLDHGQIVEEGDHATLLARGGRYCQVYNTYFRHQSPNYRAGSGFVPVGSG; encoded by the coding sequence ATGGGCTTCATCATGGACGGCCTCGACGCCGAGGACTACGACCGCACCTACAACGACCGCGATCTGCTGCGCCGGATCGTCTCCTACTTCCGGCCCAAGCTGGGCGCCATGGTCCTGGTGGGCTCCATGATCGTGCTCGGCTCCGCGAGCCAGGCGGCCATCCCGGCGCTGGGCAGCGTGGCCGTCAACGCCGTGGCCGGCGGCACGATCGGCGACGTGGGCTGGATGCTGATCGCGGGGGTCCTGGCGATGGGCGTGCTGTCGTGGGGCTTCAACTTCGTCCGGCAGAAGTTCAGCGCGCAGGTCACCGGCGACGTCGTGCTGCGCCTGCGCGAGGACGCGTTCGACGCGGTGCTGAAGCGCGACCTGTCCTTCTACGACGAGACGCCGTCCGGCAAGATCGTCAGCCGGGTGACGTCCGACACCGACGACTTCGCCACCGTCTCCACGCTCACGATGGACCTGATCAGCCAGGTGCTGATGGTCGGCTTCGTCACGGGGCTGCTGTTCTGGCGCAGCGTCGAGCTCGCCCTGCTGACGCTGCTGGTGGTGCCGGTCGTGGTGGGGCTCGCGCTGCTGTTCCGGCGGCTGGCCAGGGTCAGCACGCGGCGCGCGCAGCGGTCGCTGAGCCGGGTGAACGCCAACCTCCAGGAGACCATGGGCGGCATCGCCGTGGCCAAGAACTTCCGGCAGGAGCAGCAGGTCTACGACGAGTTCCGGCCGATCAACCGGCAGAGTTACCAGGTGACGCTGCGGCAGGGGTTCGTCTTCTCCGCGATCTTCCCGGTGCTCTTCCTCGTGGCCGGGCTCGCCACGGTCGCGCTCGTCCAGCTCGGCGGCGCGTCGGTCGTCTCGGACCGGCTGGACGCGGGCGACTGGTACCTGTTCCTGCAAGGGGTGTCGCTCTTCTGGTTCCCGCTGACGTCCATCGCCGCGTTCTGGTCGCAGTTCCAGCAGGGGCTCTCGGCGTCCGAGCGGGTGTTCGCGCTGATCGACGCGCCGCCGCGGGTGGTGCAGACGGACGAGCAGCCCGCGGGGCGGCTGGCCGGGCGCATCGAGTTCGAGGGCGTGACCTTCGGGTACGACCCGGCACACCCCGTGCTCCGCGACTTCGACCTGACCATCGAGGCGGGGGAGACCGTGGCGCTGGTGGGGCACACCGGCGCGGGCAAGTCCACGCTGAGCAAGCTGATCACCCGCTTCTACGAGTTCCAGGACGGCCGCCTGCTGATCGACGGCCGCGACATCCGCAGCCTGGAGCTGGGCAGCTACCGCAGGCAGATCGGGGCGGTGCCGCAGGCGCCGTTCCTGTTCAGCGGCACGGTGGCCGACAACATCCGCTACCCGCGGCCCGAGGCGACCGACGAGGAGGTGCTGGCCGCCGCGTCGGCGGTGGGCGGCGGCGACTGGATCGAGGCGCTGCCGAACGGGCTGGAGACCGACGTCGGCGAGCACGGCCGGGCCCTGTCGATGGGGCAGCGGCAGCTCGTCGCGCTGGCGCGGCTGCTCGTCCAGGACCCGGCGATCGTGGTGCTCGACGAGGCCACGGCCAGCGTCGATCCGCTGACCGAGGCGCAGATCCAGGAAGGGCTGGACGTGGTGCTGGCCGGGCGGACGTCCATCGTCATCGCGCACCGGCTGTCCACGATCGAGCACGTCGACCGCATCATCGTGCTGGATCACGGGCAGATCGTGGAGGAGGGCGACCACGCCACGCTGCTGGCCAGGGGCGGGCGCTACTGCCAGGTCTACAACACCTACTTCCGGCACCAGTCGCCCAACTACCGGGCGGGGTCCGGCTTCGTGCCGGTCGGCTCCGGCTGA
- a CDS encoding Clp protease N-terminal domain-containing protein — translation MPQLPDLAELLSIVEERSADDTDALTRLTVAEGVLSDLQKVGDRLLGYLVELARAEGCSWADIGDHLGISRQAAQQRYGRRWSSLTIADLARSGAFERYTGRARETLERAEEHARRLGRPSIEAGHVLLGILDDPNTLAVRAIAAQDADPSALREALERRLPTGAGSPAALSVGADARRALTAALTETAELRHNYIGTEHMLLGLLHDKSGTAGQLLWEHGIALEPTRAAVRAALEAFLRSREA, via the coding sequence GTGCCCCAGCTACCCGACCTCGCCGAGCTGCTGTCGATCGTCGAAGAGCGCAGCGCGGACGACACCGACGCCCTGACCCGCCTGACCGTGGCCGAAGGCGTGCTGTCCGACCTGCAGAAGGTCGGCGACCGCCTGCTCGGTTACCTGGTCGAGCTGGCCCGGGCCGAGGGCTGCTCGTGGGCGGACATCGGCGACCACCTCGGCATCAGCCGCCAGGCTGCCCAGCAGCGGTACGGCCGGCGCTGGTCCAGCCTGACCATCGCCGACCTGGCCAGGTCGGGGGCGTTCGAGCGGTACACGGGCCGGGCCAGGGAGACGCTCGAACGGGCCGAGGAGCACGCCCGCCGCCTCGGCCGTCCCTCCATCGAGGCCGGCCACGTGCTGCTCGGCATCCTCGACGACCCGAACACGCTGGCCGTCCGCGCCATCGCCGCCCAGGACGCCGACCCGTCCGCCCTGCGCGAAGCCCTGGAACGGCGGCTGCCCACCGGCGCGGGCTCCCCGGCGGCGCTCTCGGTCGGCGCCGACGCCCGGCGGGCCCTCACGGCCGCGCTGACCGAGACGGCGGAGCTGCGGCACAACTACATCGGCACCGAGCACATGCTCCTCGGCCTCCTGCACGACAAGTCGGGCACGGCCGGACAACTCCTGTGGGAGCACGGGATCGCCCTGGAGCCGACGCGGGCCGCCGTCCGGGCAGCGCTGGAAGCGTTCCTGCGCTCCAGAGAAGCATAG
- a CDS encoding SDR family oxidoreductase, protein MRLTGKTALVTGASRGIGRAIATRLAREGARVAVHYGGNHAAAKDAVATIEAAGGRAFAVQAELGEPGDAEALWSGFDAHADGLDILVNNAGILGGQTEIDGVTREGFERLFAVNTTAPFFITRHALARLRDGGRIVTVGTMLTRGAAMPRAIDYAMSKAPLDVLTVALAKQLGPRGITVNLVAPGVIDTDMHEGRLVGEALAWLSSQTPLGRLGTPQDVADTVAFLASDDGRYITGHRLDVSGGTTM, encoded by the coding sequence ATGCGATTGACCGGGAAGACGGCCCTGGTGACCGGCGCGAGCCGGGGGATCGGCCGTGCGATCGCCACCAGGCTGGCCCGCGAGGGCGCCCGCGTCGCCGTGCACTACGGCGGCAACCACGCGGCCGCCAAGGACGCCGTCGCCACCATCGAGGCCGCCGGCGGGCGGGCCTTCGCCGTCCAGGCCGAGCTGGGCGAGCCGGGCGACGCCGAAGCCCTGTGGTCGGGCTTCGACGCGCACGCCGACGGGCTGGACATCCTGGTCAACAACGCGGGGATCCTCGGCGGCCAGACGGAGATCGACGGCGTCACCCGGGAGGGCTTCGAGCGCCTGTTCGCCGTCAACACCACGGCCCCGTTCTTCATCACCCGGCACGCCCTGGCGCGGCTGCGTGACGGCGGGCGGATCGTCACCGTGGGCACCATGCTGACCAGGGGAGCGGCCATGCCCAGGGCGATCGACTACGCCATGTCCAAGGCGCCGCTCGACGTCCTCACCGTCGCGCTGGCCAAGCAGCTCGGGCCCCGCGGCATCACGGTCAACCTCGTCGCCCCCGGCGTCATCGACACCGACATGCACGAGGGGCGCCTGGTCGGTGAGGCCCTGGCCTGGCTGTCGTCGCAGACACCCCTCGGCCGGCTGGGCACGCCGCAGGACGTGGCCGACACCGTCGCCTTCCTGGCCTCCGACGACGGCCGCTACATCACGGGGCACCGGCTCGACGTCTCGGGCGGGACGACCATGTGA
- a CDS encoding serine hydrolase domain-containing protein — MDISTLGEALDTYVPEIMEHCGTPGLSIAVGAGTEVALARAYGVADLATGRPMTVDTVGPTGSDCKPYTGVAALQLVERGVIGPDEPIEAYVPVVNPHGQRPITLRDLLTHRSGLGIGMGNFGRVPPPPLGEHLRRVLEAGRSDAYGGTMVPFWAGPVGAAYQYSNVGIAVVGHLVELLNPDGVTFSEWVARHVFAPLGMGSTVFPRAQHPDFVPAELLDRRSTGYATLPGVWLPLPTLYPGDYPAGSALTTPSDHARFVLAILNGGAPVLSSELATQMVTPQASGGTLMGPQAELSVGLVFNVFGGEHPYIGHGGEYPWGWTHFTRGWTSDRVVLVISANQFDLGDFGLSDRPGHAAARLVAEIVTAWVHGADPRPRRTLAAGRSFLAGLLVGDRLTTRLGIASPPSAEDVARVAEGAVVSLPWDAEAFRQGVGEVRLTATPLADNAATVRRELPGHELALLARQLGVPGLVTHPAGGTGARAAGSGGGQTAGSADAASGARGAGK; from the coding sequence ATGGACATCAGCACGCTGGGAGAGGCGCTCGACACGTACGTGCCGGAGATCATGGAGCACTGCGGGACCCCTGGGTTGTCGATCGCGGTGGGGGCCGGCACGGAGGTGGCGCTGGCCCGGGCGTACGGGGTCGCGGACCTGGCAACCGGCCGGCCGATGACGGTGGACACGGTCGGGCCCACGGGGTCGGACTGCAAGCCGTACACCGGGGTCGCCGCCCTGCAGCTCGTGGAGCGCGGGGTGATCGGGCCGGACGAGCCGATCGAGGCGTACGTACCCGTCGTCAACCCGCACGGGCAGCGGCCGATCACCCTGCGGGACCTGCTCACCCACCGCAGCGGGCTCGGCATCGGCATGGGCAACTTCGGCCGGGTGCCGCCACCTCCGCTGGGGGAGCACCTGCGGCGGGTGCTGGAGGCGGGGCGGTCGGACGCGTACGGGGGGACGATGGTCCCGTTCTGGGCCGGGCCCGTGGGGGCCGCGTACCAGTACAGCAACGTGGGGATCGCCGTCGTCGGGCACCTCGTGGAGCTGCTCAACCCCGACGGGGTGACGTTCTCGGAGTGGGTGGCGCGGCACGTGTTCGCGCCGCTGGGGATGGGCTCGACCGTGTTCCCGCGGGCGCAGCATCCCGACTTCGTGCCGGCCGAGCTGCTGGACCGCCGCTCCACCGGGTACGCGACGCTGCCGGGGGTGTGGCTGCCGCTGCCCACCTTGTATCCCGGGGACTATCCGGCGGGGTCGGCGCTGACCACGCCTTCCGATCACGCCCGGTTCGTGCTGGCGATACTCAACGGCGGGGCTCCGGTGCTCTCCTCTGAGCTGGCGACGCAGATGGTCACACCCCAGGCGTCGGGGGGCACCCTCATGGGGCCGCAGGCCGAGCTGTCGGTCGGGCTGGTGTTCAACGTCTTCGGTGGTGAGCATCCGTACATCGGGCATGGCGGCGAGTACCCCTGGGGCTGGACGCACTTCACCCGTGGCTGGACGTCGGACCGGGTGGTGCTGGTGATCTCCGCCAACCAGTTCGACCTGGGCGACTTCGGCCTCTCCGACCGTCCCGGCCATGCGGCCGCCCGGCTGGTCGCCGAGATCGTCACCGCCTGGGTGCACGGTGCCGACCCCCGCCCCCGGCGTACCCTCGCGGCCGGGCGGAGCTTCCTGGCGGGGCTGCTGGTCGGCGACCGGCTCACGACCCGGCTCGGCATCGCGTCCCCGCCCTCCGCCGAGGACGTGGCGCGGGTGGCCGAGGGGGCTGTGGTGTCGCTGCCGTGGGATGCGGAGGCGTTCCGGCAGGGGGTGGGTGAGGTGCGGCTGACGGCTACGCCGCTGGCGGACAACGCCGCGACCGTACGGCGGGAGCTGCCGGGGCACGAGCTGGCACTGCTGGCGCGGCAGCTCGGGGTGCCCGGCCTGGTCACGCACCCGGCCGGCGGCACGGGCGCGCGGGCGGCGGGAAGCGGTGGCGGCCAGACAGCGGGAAGCGCGGACGCTGCGAGCGGAGCGCGGGGGGCGGGGAAGTGA
- a CDS encoding TetR/AcrR family transcriptional regulator yields the protein MADEEPTSIWMVPERQERSGPGRRPGYSREQITRAAVRIADAEGVEAATMRRVAGELGTGAMSLYRYVPRRDDLFDLMIDLAMSEIELPGGPSGDWRSDLALLAGRTRATGLRHPWLITLLTSRPTLGPQLLRVHEFALGALDATGLGIDDITGLVGMLDDYTHSAVRRELGWLDEARRTGLDPERWKRDYMGPYVRQVVESGDFPLFNRSILDSRTAHLTPEERFRHGLDRVLDAIAALIPSLLRKRSSPPAQPEPTGTKPDPAR from the coding sequence ATGGCCGACGAGGAACCGACCAGCATCTGGATGGTGCCGGAGCGGCAGGAGCGCTCAGGCCCGGGCCGGCGCCCCGGCTACAGCCGCGAGCAGATCACCCGGGCAGCCGTCCGGATCGCCGACGCCGAAGGGGTGGAGGCCGCGACCATGCGGCGGGTCGCGGGCGAGCTGGGCACCGGCGCCATGTCGCTCTACCGGTACGTGCCGCGGCGCGACGACCTGTTCGACCTCATGATCGACCTGGCTATGAGCGAGATCGAGCTCCCCGGCGGCCCCTCCGGTGACTGGCGCTCCGACCTGGCGCTGCTGGCCGGGCGGACCCGCGCCACCGGCCTGCGCCACCCCTGGCTGATCACGCTGCTCACCAGCAGGCCCACGCTCGGCCCGCAACTGCTGCGCGTGCACGAGTTCGCGCTCGGCGCCCTCGACGCGACCGGGCTCGGCATCGACGACATCACCGGCCTGGTCGGCATGCTCGACGACTACACGCACAGCGCGGTCCGCCGCGAGCTCGGCTGGCTGGACGAGGCCCGCCGCACCGGCCTGGACCCCGAACGCTGGAAGCGCGACTACATGGGCCCGTACGTGCGCCAGGTCGTCGAATCCGGCGACTTCCCGCTGTTCAACCGGTCGATTCTCGACTCCCGCACCGCCCACCTCACCCCGGAGGAACGGTTCCGGCACGGCCTCGACCGCGTCCTCGACGCCATCGCCGCGCTCATCCCGTCGCTCCTGCGGAAGAGGTCATCCCCACCCGCTCAGCCGGAGCCGACCGGCACGAAGCCGGACCCCGCCCGGTAG
- a CDS encoding DUF2201 family putative metallopeptidase encodes MTSPDLREKWSAARVRAAHQAPYLATALLSLDPVMVTGTSGELRRFPTDPGWHVYVGIEELARQSVQEVAFWLVHQVTHLLRAHARRYPGGVLEPQREEQHTWNLATDAEINDDLPPDLPPEPATPARLGLPDGWTAEQYWHALRENQPYPPIAPGDCGSGCDGLPRAWDHDLPPAISPTTARLTALDTARRIRERLNAQDDVPAGWRRWADQLLEPSVNWRHHLSAKVRHGLTQAAGRVDYTYRRPSRRAAALPGVVLPSLRQALPSVTVLIDTSGSITETMLARALAEVTGVLGAVGIGRRLLTVITCDARAYRPQTLTRISDLHLDGGGGTDLRAGFAAALATRPPPDLIVAITDGRTPWPHHPPRTRVIVALLDPAGRAPEWAETVRVGGAS; translated from the coding sequence GTGACTAGCCCCGACCTGCGGGAGAAGTGGTCGGCGGCCAGGGTCCGGGCCGCCCACCAGGCCCCGTACCTCGCAACCGCCCTGCTCTCCCTGGACCCCGTCATGGTCACCGGCACCTCCGGCGAGCTACGGCGCTTCCCCACGGACCCGGGCTGGCACGTGTACGTCGGGATCGAGGAGCTGGCGCGGCAGAGCGTGCAAGAGGTCGCCTTCTGGCTCGTCCATCAGGTGACCCACCTCCTGCGGGCACACGCCCGCCGCTACCCGGGCGGCGTGCTGGAGCCACAACGCGAGGAGCAGCACACCTGGAACCTGGCCACCGACGCCGAGATCAACGACGACCTCCCTCCGGACCTCCCACCAGAGCCGGCCACCCCGGCCAGGCTCGGCCTCCCGGATGGCTGGACCGCCGAACAGTACTGGCACGCCCTGCGCGAGAACCAGCCGTACCCACCGATCGCCCCAGGAGACTGCGGCAGCGGGTGTGACGGCCTGCCCCGCGCCTGGGACCACGACCTGCCCCCCGCAATCTCCCCCACCACCGCCCGCCTGACCGCCCTGGACACCGCCCGCAGGATCCGCGAACGCCTGAACGCCCAGGACGACGTCCCGGCCGGTTGGCGCCGCTGGGCCGACCAGCTGCTCGAACCCTCCGTGAACTGGCGCCACCACCTGTCCGCCAAGGTACGCCACGGCCTCACCCAGGCGGCGGGCCGCGTCGACTACACCTACCGCAGGCCGTCCCGCAGGGCGGCCGCGCTGCCCGGCGTCGTCCTGCCGAGCCTGCGCCAAGCCCTGCCCTCGGTGACCGTGCTGATCGACACCTCGGGCTCGATCACCGAGACCATGCTGGCCCGGGCCCTGGCCGAGGTCACCGGGGTGCTGGGGGCGGTGGGCATCGGACGCCGCCTGCTCACGGTGATCACCTGCGACGCCCGCGCGTACCGCCCCCAGACGCTCACCCGGATCTCGGACCTGCACCTGGACGGCGGCGGAGGCACCGACCTGCGCGCGGGCTTCGCCGCCGCCCTGGCCACCCGCCCGCCCCCTGACCTGATCGTCGCGATCACCGACGGCCGCACCCCCTGGCCGCACCACCCACCCAGAACCCGGGTCATCGTCGCCCTGCTCGACCCGGCCGGCCGGGCACCCGAGTGGGCGGAGACCGTACGCGTAGGAGGAGCATCATGA